In Oryza brachyantha chromosome 2, ObraRS2, whole genome shotgun sequence, a single window of DNA contains:
- the LOC102712500 gene encoding uncharacterized protein LOC102712500 isoform X1, translated as MNFRKGRKVEVLQKRDAPAGSWRPAEIVSGNGHTYLVSYDSCPTQNSVDAERVPRKEMRPLPPPSDGPICWVKGDIAEVFDSYAWKVVEVMRLLGFSYYLVRFLGSSLELEVHSSNLRIRQLWEDGKWVAIPKDSARCPGGSPRSQLRRGKSGHELVHASRDRRLLLKSNKVFQGNTSHGMKRKSSALSAFPMPYSEVSKRFHASHRDGGCLLLVPGDSHHLMEKVDAVDSPCLVLGKTYVHDSLGNRANGFHKTNLAAVNTNFDHLDPAVTTQDSDTVSDISSVGSCNPCSNPYQSTHPQEYDHADICSRTDDAKASITGRESSSRNDDAEASVSGRESAVPVNDGLEEKTHLLELHAYRATLMALYASGSISWEQEALMTNLRLTLNISTDEHLSELRNLISSEVHSR; from the exons ATGAATTTCCGCAAAGGAAGAAAGGTGGAGGTGTTGCAGAAGAGGGATGCACCCGCAGGTTCCTGGAGGCCTGCTGAGATTGTTTCTGGCAATGGACACACCTACCTTGTAAGCTATGATTCATGTCCAACTCAGAATAGTGTGGATGCGGAAAGGGTGCCAAGGAAGGAGATGCGACCTTTGCCCCCACCCTCAGATGGTCCTATATGCTGGGTCAAAGGTGACATTGCAGAGGTGTTTGACAGCTACGCATGGAAAGTTGTGGAAGTAATGAGATTGCTTGGTTTTAGTTACTATCTCGTCAGATTCCTTGGATCCTCCCTAGAGCTGGAAGTACATTCATCCAACCTTAGGATAAGGCAGCTATGGGAAGATGGCAAATGGGTTGCTATTCCAAAG GATTCTGCAAGATGCCCTGGTGGTTCACCTAGAAGCCAGCTGAGACGTGGAAAATCTGGACATGAGTTGGTCCACGCTTCAAGGGACAGGCGCCTTCTACTGAAGAGTAATAAAGTATTTCAGGGAAATACATCTCATGGCATGAAGAGAAAATCATCTGCCCTTTCAGCTTTCCCTATGCCGTACAGTGAAGTTAGTAAGAGATTTCATGCATCTCACAGAGATGGAGGGTGCCTACTTCTTGTTCCTGGAGATTCTCATCATTTGATGGAAAAGGTAGATGCTGTTGATTCCCCATGCTTAGTGCTGGGAAAAACATACGTGCATGATTCCTTAGGTAACAGAGCAAATGGCTTTCATAAAACAAATTTGGCAGCAGTAAACACTAATTTTGATCATCTGGATCCTGCTGTAACAACTCAAGATAGTGATACTGTTAGTGACATATCTTCTGTTGGTAGTTGCAACCCCTGCAGTAACCCCTATCAGTCAACACACCCTCAAGAGTATGACCATGCAGATATTTGTAGTAGGACTGATGATGCCAAAGCTTCTATAACTGGAAGAGAATCATCTAGTAGGAATGATGATGCTGAAGCTTCTGTATCTGGAAGAGAATCAGCTGTTCCTGTCAATGATGGTCTGGAAGAAAAAACCCATTTGCTTGAGTTGCATGCTTATCGTGCAACACTGATGGCACTATATGCATCTGGGTCAATTAGCTGGGAGCAAGAGGCTTTGATGACTAATCTGAGGCTTACACTGAACATCTCAACTGATGAACATTTATCTGAGTTAAGGAATTTGATTTCATCTGAAGTTCATTCTAGATAG
- the LOC102712500 gene encoding uncharacterized protein LOC102712500 isoform X2 translates to MNFRKGRKVEVLQKRDAPAGSWRPAEIVSGNGHTYLVSYDSCPTQNSVDAERVPRKEMRPLPPPSDGPICWVKGDIAEVFDSYAWKVVEVMRLLGFSYYLVRFLGSSLELEVHSSNLRIRQLWEDGKWVAIPKDSARCPGGSPRSQLRRGKSGHELVHASRDRRLLLKSNKVFQGNTSHGMKRKSSALSAFPMPYSEVSKRFHASHRDGGCLLLVPGDSHHLMEKVDAVDSPCLVLGKTYVHDSLGNRANGFHKTNLAAVNTNFDHLDPAVTTQDSDTVSDISSVGSCNPCSNPYQSTHPQEYDHADICSRTDDAKASITGRESSSRNDDAEASVSGRESAVPVNDGLEEKTHLLELHAYRATLMALYASGSISWEQEALMTNLRLTLNISTDEHLSEAEVGGL, encoded by the exons ATGAATTTCCGCAAAGGAAGAAAGGTGGAGGTGTTGCAGAAGAGGGATGCACCCGCAGGTTCCTGGAGGCCTGCTGAGATTGTTTCTGGCAATGGACACACCTACCTTGTAAGCTATGATTCATGTCCAACTCAGAATAGTGTGGATGCGGAAAGGGTGCCAAGGAAGGAGATGCGACCTTTGCCCCCACCCTCAGATGGTCCTATATGCTGGGTCAAAGGTGACATTGCAGAGGTGTTTGACAGCTACGCATGGAAAGTTGTGGAAGTAATGAGATTGCTTGGTTTTAGTTACTATCTCGTCAGATTCCTTGGATCCTCCCTAGAGCTGGAAGTACATTCATCCAACCTTAGGATAAGGCAGCTATGGGAAGATGGCAAATGGGTTGCTATTCCAAAG GATTCTGCAAGATGCCCTGGTGGTTCACCTAGAAGCCAGCTGAGACGTGGAAAATCTGGACATGAGTTGGTCCACGCTTCAAGGGACAGGCGCCTTCTACTGAAGAGTAATAAAGTATTTCAGGGAAATACATCTCATGGCATGAAGAGAAAATCATCTGCCCTTTCAGCTTTCCCTATGCCGTACAGTGAAGTTAGTAAGAGATTTCATGCATCTCACAGAGATGGAGGGTGCCTACTTCTTGTTCCTGGAGATTCTCATCATTTGATGGAAAAGGTAGATGCTGTTGATTCCCCATGCTTAGTGCTGGGAAAAACATACGTGCATGATTCCTTAGGTAACAGAGCAAATGGCTTTCATAAAACAAATTTGGCAGCAGTAAACACTAATTTTGATCATCTGGATCCTGCTGTAACAACTCAAGATAGTGATACTGTTAGTGACATATCTTCTGTTGGTAGTTGCAACCCCTGCAGTAACCCCTATCAGTCAACACACCCTCAAGAGTATGACCATGCAGATATTTGTAGTAGGACTGATGATGCCAAAGCTTCTATAACTGGAAGAGAATCATCTAGTAGGAATGATGATGCTGAAGCTTCTGTATCTGGAAGAGAATCAGCTGTTCCTGTCAATGATGGTCTGGAAGAAAAAACCCATTTGCTTGAGTTGCATGCTTATCGTGCAACACTGATGGCACTATATGCATCTGGGTCAATTAGCTGGGAGCAAGAGGCTTTGATGACTAATCTGAGGCTTACACTGAACATCTCAACTGATGAACATTTATCTGA GGCCGAAGTTGGAGGCTTGTAA
- the LOC102712225 gene encoding (6-4)DNA photolyase isoform X2 yields MDAAATATAAAAAAMVWFRKGLRVHDNPALEAARRGCGRLYPVFVLDPRYLRPDPVAASPGSARAGAARVRFLLESLSDLDARLCRLGSRLLLLRAPSDGDGDVAATVCAALKDWNIGKLCFESDTEPYALARDKKVMDFAAASGIDVFSPVSHTLFDPAEIIEKNGGRPPLTYQAFVAVAGQPPEPVMEEYSELPPVGDTGEYELLPVPKVEELGYGDISQEELSPFRGGETEALKRMRESLHDKEWVAKFEKPKGDPSAFLKPATTVLSPYLKFGCLSSRYFYHCIQDIYRSTKKHTNPPVSLIGQLLWRDFFYTVSFGTPNFDRMKGNRICKQIPWTENEELFLAWRDGRTGYPWIDAIMIQLRRWGWMHHLARHSVACFLTRGDLFIHWEKGRDVFERLLIDSDWAINNGNWLWLSCSSFFYQYHRIYSPISFGKKYDPNGNYIRHFIPVLKDMPKEYIYEPWTAPLSIQKKAKCIIGKDYPKPVVDHEIASKECKKKMGEAYASKHLDDKPNKGKPSNSSRRKLSAGSQVTSSKTKQLKGSS; encoded by the exons atggacgccgccgcgacggcgacggcggcggcagcggcggcgatggtgtgGTTCCGGAAGGGGCTGCGCGTGCACGACAACCCGGCGCTGGAGGCCGCCCGGCGCGGATGCGGGCGGCTGTACCCGGTGTTCGTGCTCGACCCGCGGTACCTCCGCCCGGACCCCGTCGCGGCGTCCCCGGGGTCCGCGCGCGCCGGGGCGGCCCGCGTCCGCTTCCTCCTCGAGAGCCTCTCTGACCTCGACGCGCGCCTCTGCCGCCTCGgctcccgcctcctcctcctccgcgcccccagcgacggcgacggcgacgtggccGCCACCGTCTGCGCCGCCCTCAAGGAC TGGAACATCGGGAAGCTGTGCTTCGAATCCGACACCGAGCCGTACGCGCTTGCCCGCGACAAGAAGGTCATG GATTTCGCGGCTGCGTCGGGGATCGATGTGTTCTCGCCGGTCAGCCATACCCTGTTCGATCCAGCAGAAATCATAGAGAAG AATGGAGGCCGGCCGCCGTTGACATACCAGGCGTTcgtggccgtcgccgggcagccgccggagccggTTATGGAGGAGTACTCCGAGCTGCCACCGGTTGGAGATACCGGTGAGTATGAATTGTTGCCGGTGCCCAAAGTGGAGGAGCTTGGGTATGGAGATATCAGCCAG GAGGAGCTTTCGCCGTTCCGAGGCGGCGAGACAGAAGCTCTGAAGAGAATGAGAGAATCACTTCATGATAAG GAGTGGGTTGCCAAATTTGAGAAACCTAAGGGTGACCCGTCTGCTTTCCTGAAACCTGCGACGACTGTCCTGTCACCGTATCTGAAA TTTGGTTGCTTGTCGTCAAGATATTTTTACCACTGCATTCAGGATATTTACAGGAGCACAAAAAAGCATACAAACCCACCTGTTTCATTGATTGGCCAG TTGCTGTGGAGGGATTTTTTCTACACTGTGTCTTTTGGGACTCCTAATTTTGATCGAATGAAAGGAAACAGAATATGCAAACAG ATTCCATGGACAGAGAATGAAGAGCTGTTTCTTGCGTGGAGAGACGGTCGGACAGGATATCCCTGGATTGATGCTATCATGATTCAG CTGAGGAGGTGGGGTTGGATGCATCATCTTGCACGCCACTCTGTTGCCTGTTTTCTGACACGGGGTGATCTG TTTATCCACTGGGAGAAAGGTCGTGATGTCTTTGAAAGGCTACTGATTGATTCTGACTGGGCTATTAACAATGGCAATTGGCTATGGCTGTCCTGTTCATCCTTCTTTTACCAG TATCACAGAATTTATTCCCCTATCTCTTTCGGAAAGAAGTATGATCCTAATGGAAACTACATCAGGCATTTCATCCCAGTGCTGAAAG ACATGCCCAAGGAGTACATCTATGAACCTTGGACTGCGCCTCTCAGCATTCAGAAGAAAGCAAAGTGCATAATTGGCAAAGACTACCCAAAGCCAG TGGTTGATCATGAGATTGCAAGCAAAGAATGCAAGAAGAAGATGGGAGAAGCTTATGCATCTAAGCACCTCGATGATAAGCCTAACAAAGGAAAACCCTCCAATTCTTCGCGAAGAAAATTGTCTGCTGGCAGCCAAGTGACCTCATCCAAGACTAAGCAACTAAAAGGAAGCAGCTGA
- the LOC102712225 gene encoding (6-4)DNA photolyase isoform X1 has protein sequence MDAAATATAAAAAAMVWFRKGLRVHDNPALEAARRGCGRLYPVFVLDPRYLRPDPVAASPGSARAGAARVRFLLESLSDLDARLCRLGSRLLLLRAPSDGDGDVAATVCAALKDWNIGKLCFESDTEPYALARDKKVMDFAAASGIDVFSPVSHTLFDPAEIIEKNGGRPPLTYQAFVAVAGQPPEPVMEEYSELPPVGDTGEYELLPVPKVEELGYGDISQEELSPFRGGETEALKRMRESLHDKEWVAKFEKPKGDPSAFLKPATTVLSPYLKFGCLSSRYFYHCIQDIYRSTKKHTNPPVSLIGQVNLFTTTLVWSEKNSDLASECFSLLLQLLWRDFFYTVSFGTPNFDRMKGNRICKQIPWTENEELFLAWRDGRTGYPWIDAIMIQLRRWGWMHHLARHSVACFLTRGDLFIHWEKGRDVFERLLIDSDWAINNGNWLWLSCSSFFYQYHRIYSPISFGKKYDPNGNYIRHFIPVLKDMPKEYIYEPWTAPLSIQKKAKCIIGKDYPKPVVDHEIASKECKKKMGEAYASKHLDDKPNKGKPSNSSRRKLSAGSQVTSSKTKQLKGSS, from the exons atggacgccgccgcgacggcgacggcggcggcagcggcggcgatggtgtgGTTCCGGAAGGGGCTGCGCGTGCACGACAACCCGGCGCTGGAGGCCGCCCGGCGCGGATGCGGGCGGCTGTACCCGGTGTTCGTGCTCGACCCGCGGTACCTCCGCCCGGACCCCGTCGCGGCGTCCCCGGGGTCCGCGCGCGCCGGGGCGGCCCGCGTCCGCTTCCTCCTCGAGAGCCTCTCTGACCTCGACGCGCGCCTCTGCCGCCTCGgctcccgcctcctcctcctccgcgcccccagcgacggcgacggcgacgtggccGCCACCGTCTGCGCCGCCCTCAAGGAC TGGAACATCGGGAAGCTGTGCTTCGAATCCGACACCGAGCCGTACGCGCTTGCCCGCGACAAGAAGGTCATG GATTTCGCGGCTGCGTCGGGGATCGATGTGTTCTCGCCGGTCAGCCATACCCTGTTCGATCCAGCAGAAATCATAGAGAAG AATGGAGGCCGGCCGCCGTTGACATACCAGGCGTTcgtggccgtcgccgggcagccgccggagccggTTATGGAGGAGTACTCCGAGCTGCCACCGGTTGGAGATACCGGTGAGTATGAATTGTTGCCGGTGCCCAAAGTGGAGGAGCTTGGGTATGGAGATATCAGCCAG GAGGAGCTTTCGCCGTTCCGAGGCGGCGAGACAGAAGCTCTGAAGAGAATGAGAGAATCACTTCATGATAAG GAGTGGGTTGCCAAATTTGAGAAACCTAAGGGTGACCCGTCTGCTTTCCTGAAACCTGCGACGACTGTCCTGTCACCGTATCTGAAA TTTGGTTGCTTGTCGTCAAGATATTTTTACCACTGCATTCAGGATATTTACAGGAGCACAAAAAAGCATACAAACCCACCTGTTTCATTGATTGGCCAGGTGAATTTATTTACAACTACCTTGGTTTGGTCGGAGAAGAACAGCGATCTAGCGTCTGAATGCTTCAGTTTGTTGTTGCAGTTGCTGTGGAGGGATTTTTTCTACACTGTGTCTTTTGGGACTCCTAATTTTGATCGAATGAAAGGAAACAGAATATGCAAACAG ATTCCATGGACAGAGAATGAAGAGCTGTTTCTTGCGTGGAGAGACGGTCGGACAGGATATCCCTGGATTGATGCTATCATGATTCAG CTGAGGAGGTGGGGTTGGATGCATCATCTTGCACGCCACTCTGTTGCCTGTTTTCTGACACGGGGTGATCTG TTTATCCACTGGGAGAAAGGTCGTGATGTCTTTGAAAGGCTACTGATTGATTCTGACTGGGCTATTAACAATGGCAATTGGCTATGGCTGTCCTGTTCATCCTTCTTTTACCAG TATCACAGAATTTATTCCCCTATCTCTTTCGGAAAGAAGTATGATCCTAATGGAAACTACATCAGGCATTTCATCCCAGTGCTGAAAG ACATGCCCAAGGAGTACATCTATGAACCTTGGACTGCGCCTCTCAGCATTCAGAAGAAAGCAAAGTGCATAATTGGCAAAGACTACCCAAAGCCAG TGGTTGATCATGAGATTGCAAGCAAAGAATGCAAGAAGAAGATGGGAGAAGCTTATGCATCTAAGCACCTCGATGATAAGCCTAACAAAGGAAAACCCTCCAATTCTTCGCGAAGAAAATTGTCTGCTGGCAGCCAAGTGACCTCATCCAAGACTAAGCAACTAAAAGGAAGCAGCTGA